TGTCTGCCGATTGCAGCACCAGATAGCCCATGTAATGCGCTGGCTCCGGGTCCTCATCGAACAACCCGACAATATCCTGCCACAGATCGTCCCACTCATCGGCACCCCAGGAATAGTCGCGTTGAAACTTTGGAACGCGGTAGCTCAGCCCATTTCCCATAAGCTGACGAAACGTCATGTTGCTGGTATTGAAATTCATGGGCGAAAGGCCCTCATCGCCGTGTCTCTGAAGCGCTCTATCACCTTTTCCGCAATCCGACCAGATTTCGGCTTGGCCCTCGAAAAAATCTGTCCCTGGATCGAATCTGCGCCATTGACCATCTTTACAGATGGACAGGCCGCCTCTTCTAAACGCGCTGATTCGCTCTCTCAGAGCCGCATCCCACAGTCAATCGGGGTAAACTGGGATGTCATTCGCTATCCCAACTGGCGGGCGACTTCGGCGTATTTGTCCAGAAACGGCAGGATCTCTTCACGGCCGGCGGTCGGCGCGCGCACAACGGTACGAACCGCCCCAAGCTCTTTGTAGCGTGCGAGCCGGCCCATGCCCGGGGCATGGACCAGGAAGAACGAAATCGGGATGGAGGCGGGATCGCGGCCGGCGGCGCGGGCCTTGTCGTGGAGGTCGGCAATCGCGGCCGGCATATCGTCAATCGCCGTCTCAACCGGAATCCAGCCGTCACACAGATCGACCACCCGCTGGCGACCCAGCCGCGAACTCAGACTGCCCATCAAAATAGGCGGATGGGGTGTGGTCAGCGGCTTGGGGTAGGACCACACCCGGTCAAAATTCACAAACTCGCCGTGATAGCTGGCCTCGTCCTGGGTCCACAGCGCTTTCATGGCCTGCACCCGCTCGGTCAAGACCTTCCAGCGTTTGGCCGGCGGCGTGCCGTGGTTGGCCATCTCCTCTTTATTCCAGCCCGCGCCAATACCGAAAAGAAACCGCCCATGGGAAATCCGATCCAGCGAGGCGACCTGCTTGGCCTGCACGATTGGATCGTGCTCGGTCACCAGCGAGATGCCGGTGCCGAGTTTGAGTCTGGTGGTCACCGCAGCCGCAGCGGCCAGACCGATGAAGGGGTCGGACATGTGGACGTACTCTTCGGGCAGCTCGCCGCCGCCCGGGTACTGGGACTCACGGCTGGCCGGAATATGGGTGTGCTCGGGCAGCCACAACGACTCAAAGCCCCGCGCCTCACACTCCTTGGCCAGCTCGTCGGCCGGTAGCGTGTACTCGGTATTAAAACTGAAAACGCCAAGGTCCATACGTGTGTCTCCTGTCCGGTTTAGACAAATTCGAGCGCGTCTCCACTCCGGGCGATCCGTCGGTAATAGCAGCGCGGTCTGGCCTGGCCGTCGGTGTCTTTGGTATGACACACCCCGCCGCGGCGGGGAATCACGCGGTACAGCAGGGAGTTCTGCTCGCAGTTGAGCCGCACCTCGACCAGGTCGAGCACGTCGCCCGAGGTCGCTCCCTTGTGCCACAGCTCGTTGCGTGAGGTTGACCACAGGACGGCCTGACCGCGCTCCAGCGTTTCCCGCAGGGCCAGCTCGTTGGCATAGCCGATAAACAGCACGTCGCCCGTCCGGGCGTGTTGCAGCACGACCGGCACCACGTCCAGGCCCTTGTCCGCGATACTGCCTAACTTCTTGAAATCGAGCCTGATCTCGGTGCCTTCTTCCAAGGCATTCATGTCACCTCTCCTCTCCAGTCTGTATGGGTTCAGCCTGAGCCGTGGTCTGCGGTGCGCGGCGGCCGCAGCTCCACCCAGCGGCCGGTCGTACGCTGAATCAGCTCGGACCACAGGTCTTCCGCAGGCCGGTGAAACACTGTGCCAATCCCCCCGCTCCACCTCGCCGTCCAGCTGGCCCGGAGCCCAACCGGCATGGCCGGCATACATCCGAAACGTGCCGCCCCGGGCGAGTTCGTCCTCCACCACGCTCGGACTGCCGCTCAGGTAGACATCGGCAAAGACGGGCAGGCTCTCGTCGGGCGGCTGCGCGGCGCGAAACAGCAGCAGCATGACGGAAGGGGCGACCGGCCCGCCGCCGTATACCACTCCAGCCTGGGGTGTGACTCGGAGGGACTCGGGCACGACCTCAGATAGTTGGACCGCAGTGGGACGATTGATAATCACGCCCAGTGCTCCCAGCCGTCCATAGCCGAGCAGCAGGACAACTGACTGGGCGAAATTGGGATCGGCGAGCTGACGAGCGGCCACCAGCAGCTTGCCCTTGTCCAGCTCGGCCGGATCGGCCGTGGGCAGCTCATCGGCACCGGCCAGGCTGGCCACGGCCAGGCCGACCCCTATCGCCAGCCAGGGCTCCCGGCTTGGACCAAACGGCGCCT
The sequence above is a segment of the Desulfurellaceae bacterium genome. Coding sequences within it:
- a CDS encoding YqgE/AlgH family protein: MPGKAPFGPSREPWLAIGVGLAVASLAGADELPTADPAELDKGKLLVAARQLADPNFAQSVVLLLGYGRLGALGVIINRPTAVQLSEVVPESLRVTPQAGVVYGGGPVAPSVMLLLFRAAQPPDESLPVFADVYLSGSPSVVEDELARGGTFRMYAGHAGWAPGQLDGEVERGDWHSVSPACGRPVVRADSAYDRPLGGAAAAAHRRPRLRLNPYRLERRGDMNALEEGTEIRLDFKKLGSIADKGLDVVPVVLQHARTGDVLFIGYANELALRETLERGQAVLWSTSRNELWHKGATSGDVLDLVEVRLNCEQNSLLYRVIPRRGGVCHTKDTDGQARPRCYYRRIARSGDALEFV
- a CDS encoding LLM class F420-dependent oxidoreductase, encoding MDLGVFSFNTEYTLPADELAKECEARGFESLWLPEHTHIPASRESQYPGGGELPEEYVHMSDPFIGLAAAAAVTTRLKLGTGISLVTEHDPIVQAKQVASLDRISHGRFLFGIGAGWNKEEMANHGTPPAKRWKVLTERVQAMKALWTQDEASYHGEFVNFDRVWSYPKPLTTPHPPILMGSLSSRLGRQRVVDLCDGWIPVETAIDDMPAAIADLHDKARAAGRDPASIPISFFLVHAPGMGRLARYKELGAVRTVVRAPTAGREEILPFLDKYAEVARQLG